In a genomic window of Candidatus Chazhemtobacterium aquaticus:
- a CDS encoding rod shape-determining protein, whose product MLDRLWSILSHDIGVDLGTANTVVHVKGMGVVIREPSVVARHLKTKEILAIGTEAKKMTGKTPENIEVVRPLRDGVIADFDAAEAMLKYYIKEVQQMMGGLKASLGRPKVVVGIPSGVTEVERRAVHEATVNAGARQAFLIEEPMAAAIGAGLPVMEPTGQMVVDIGGGTSEIGVISLGGLVLNRSLRIAGDELTEAVINFARLKYNLLLGDATAEQVKIAVGSAYPVKSESEGKPLSMVVRGRSLENGLPKSQQINSVELREALASVVRQILNEIALVIEETPPELVSDILERGMILAGGGSLLRGIDKLIAEETGMPVWVTEKPMEAVVRGCGMVLENEKLLRQVRVVRGLD is encoded by the coding sequence ATGTTAGATCGATTGTGGAGTATTTTAAGTCATGATATTGGGGTGGATTTGGGGACAGCCAACACAGTGGTTCATGTTAAGGGGATGGGTGTGGTGATTAGAGAACCATCAGTGGTGGCGAGACACTTGAAAACTAAGGAGATCTTGGCAATAGGAACAGAGGCGAAAAAAATGACAGGTAAGACGCCGGAGAATATCGAGGTGGTAAGACCACTACGTGATGGGGTGATTGCTGATTTTGATGCTGCAGAGGCGATGTTGAAGTACTACATCAAGGAAGTGCAGCAAATGATGGGTGGACTAAAGGCAAGTTTAGGAAGACCAAAGGTAGTAGTGGGAATACCTTCTGGGGTGACTGAGGTGGAGAGGCGGGCGGTTCATGAAGCGACAGTTAATGCTGGGGCTAGGCAGGCTTTTCTGATTGAGGAGCCAATGGCGGCAGCGATAGGGGCGGGATTGCCGGTGATGGAGCCGACAGGACAGATGGTGGTAGATATTGGGGGCGGAACGAGTGAGATAGGGGTGATCAGTCTGGGTGGTTTGGTGTTAAATAGAAGTTTGCGAATTGCTGGTGACGAATTGACTGAGGCAGTGATTAATTTTGCTAGATTAAAGTACAACTTACTTTTGGGTGATGCTACTGCTGAACAGGTCAAGATTGCGGTAGGTTCGGCTTATCCTGTTAAGTCAGAGAGCGAAGGTAAGCCGTTGTCGATGGTGGTAAGGGGAAGAAGTTTGGAAAATGGATTGCCAAAAAGCCAGCAGATTAATAGTGTGGAGCTGCGGGAGGCTTTGGCTTCGGTAGTAAGACAGATATTAAATGAGATTGCGTTAGTGATTGAGGAGACACCGCCTGAGTTGGTGAGTGATATATTGGAGCGAGGAATGATTCTGGCTGGAGGTGGGTCTTTACTTAGAGGGATTGATAAGCTGATAGCCGAGGAGACAGGGATGCCGGTGTGGGTGACAGAGAAGCCAATGGAGGCGGTGGTGAGGGGTTGTGGAATGGTGTTAGAAAACGAGAAGCTGTTGCGACAGGTGAGAGTAGTAAGAGGTTTGGACTAG
- a CDS encoding O-antigen ligase family protein, giving the protein MFKHPWNKPLDIIITFSFAALLFFVPLFFYPTSSELFEFNKMILTYILTGFITTFWLIKIIINKQLVLRKSFLNLTVLLFLLGQLITTLFSINPHTSIWGYYSRFHGGLASTISYSLLFYIALNHFSQDSQKPKLKLLLYSALSTSTLISLYGILEHFGIDKHLWVQDVQNRVFSTLGQPNWLSAYLVAILPFPLLIALNSKEKKISLLLGLVAFANFITILYTKSRSGIGTTFIILFLIILYQLTKLKKATHTRSRFLGLLLLLVTSLAIIGSPWSPNPQNIQDSLKVGGPLWPQLEPYLNQVNLTTQLKPLDISALPEENQKQLIAQADGRPYGGSNSWDIRQVVWQGAVNLFKSHPLTGTGPETFAYAYYWTRPAAHNLLSEWDFLYNKAHNEYLNFLATTGLIGISTYLILILSTLILLIRLYRQYPAHQTITISFILSYLSILITNYFGFSVVTVATFFFLTPALALAYTSSQFNTFSFGPGWSFSKKDLKKLKNNVTTPSLSMLQYIAITLLTLIFVFWFSLILKHWLADRHYAKGKALSQNGYLSQAIPSLESAVNLYPGEPTFRSILAETYANAALATKQQYDSLDQEQAKLLQKAALAQQQNYTKLALDNINQTLDQNPHHLNFIKSKAKVYLSLAQIDPQYYQLTLDTLLRATQLAPTDPKLLYNIGLLYIQLDNLPQAKIALRQAIDLKPNYDHAIAELIKLYQQEDNQDHIQKLKDQLLFYYPDHPFAATLE; this is encoded by the coding sequence ATGTTCAAACACCCTTGGAACAAACCACTTGATATCATCATTACTTTTTCTTTCGCTGCACTCCTTTTCTTTGTACCTCTTTTCTTCTACCCCACCTCCAGCGAACTCTTTGAATTTAACAAGATGATTCTCACTTATATCCTTACCGGTTTTATAACTACTTTCTGGTTAATTAAAATTATTATCAACAAACAACTTGTCTTAAGAAAATCCTTTCTTAACCTAACGGTCCTTCTCTTTCTATTAGGTCAACTCATAACCACTTTATTTTCTATCAACCCCCACACCTCTATCTGGGGCTACTACTCCAGGTTCCACGGAGGTCTAGCCTCAACCATTTCCTACAGCCTACTCTTCTATATCGCCTTAAATCATTTCTCGCAAGACTCACAAAAACCCAAACTTAAACTCCTCCTCTACTCGGCTTTATCTACCTCTACTCTTATCTCACTTTATGGCATTCTCGAACACTTCGGCATTGACAAGCACCTCTGGGTTCAGGATGTTCAAAACCGTGTTTTTTCCACTCTAGGACAACCCAACTGGCTCTCAGCTTATCTTGTCGCCATTCTCCCCTTCCCTCTACTTATAGCCCTAAACTCAAAAGAAAAGAAAATCTCACTTCTTCTCGGGTTAGTTGCTTTCGCCAACTTCATTACTATCCTCTATACCAAATCCCGCTCCGGTATTGGCACTACCTTTATCATTCTTTTTCTCATCATTCTTTACCAACTGACTAAGCTAAAAAAAGCCACCCACACCCGTTCTCGTTTTCTAGGGTTACTACTTCTTCTTGTCACCTCGCTAGCCATCATTGGCTCCCCCTGGTCACCTAATCCTCAAAATATCCAAGACAGCTTAAAAGTAGGCGGTCCTCTCTGGCCACAGCTCGAACCCTACCTAAACCAAGTTAATCTAACCACTCAGTTAAAACCCCTAGATATTTCAGCCCTACCAGAAGAAAATCAAAAACAACTCATCGCCCAAGCAGATGGTCGTCCGTACGGCGGCTCAAACTCCTGGGATATCCGCCAGGTCGTCTGGCAAGGTGCTGTTAATTTATTTAAAAGTCACCCTCTTACTGGTACTGGACCGGAAACCTTTGCCTACGCCTATTACTGGACCAGGCCAGCCGCTCACAACCTTCTCTCTGAATGGGATTTCCTCTACAACAAAGCCCACAATGAGTACCTTAACTTCCTTGCTACTACCGGACTTATCGGTATCTCTACTTACCTAATTCTCATCCTCTCTACTCTCATCTTACTTATCAGACTCTATCGGCAATACCCAGCTCACCAAACCATCACCATCAGTTTTATCCTAAGCTACCTCTCCATCCTCATCACCAACTACTTCGGTTTCTCCGTCGTCACTGTCGCCACTTTCTTTTTTCTAACCCCTGCTCTTGCCCTTGCCTACACCTCATCCCAATTCAACACCTTCAGTTTCGGACCTGGATGGAGTTTTAGTAAAAAAGACCTCAAGAAACTTAAGAATAATGTTACTACCCCTTCTTTATCTATGCTCCAATATATAGCCATCACTCTTCTCACTCTTATCTTTGTTTTTTGGTTCTCTCTAATCCTTAAACACTGGTTGGCCGATCGTCACTATGCTAAAGGCAAAGCTTTAAGCCAAAACGGTTACTTAAGCCAAGCCATTCCCTCTCTTGAGTCAGCCGTTAATCTCTACCCCGGTGAACCTACTTTTCGCTCCATTCTGGCCGAAACCTACGCCAACGCTGCTCTGGCCACCAAACAACAATATGACTCCCTTGACCAAGAACAGGCCAAATTACTCCAGAAAGCTGCTCTTGCCCAGCAGCAAAACTACACCAAACTTGCTCTGGATAACATCAATCAGACCCTAGACCAAAACCCACACCACCTGAATTTCATTAAGTCCAAAGCCAAGGTGTATCTTTCTCTCGCCCAAATCGATCCTCAGTACTACCAACTCACCCTTGACACACTCCTACGCGCTACTCAACTCGCCCCCACCGACCCCAAGCTTCTCTATAACATTGGCCTTCTCTACATCCAACTCGACAATCTCCCTCAAGCCAAAATCGCTCTTCGACAGGCCATCGATCTAAAACCCAACTATGACCATGCTATTGCCGAACTTATCAAGCTCTATCAACAAGAAGACAATCAAGATCACATCCAAAAACTAAAAGACCAACTTCTATTTTACTACCCCGACCATCCCTTTGCCGCAACCCTAGAGTAA
- the def gene encoding peptide deformylase, which translates to MKVLTTPHPFLRHTAKSINQLTTKTIREALQMIDTLKQARDPEGVGLAATQVGLDKRIFILLKPDKQATIYINPQIISTSKLTTSQKYPQDQDRPLEGCLSIPRIWGFVDRPYRIKARYQTFNPDQSNPTLTTVTKTLEGFRAIAFQHETDHLNGILFTDHILKQNGTILKETPSGLQPIKPEFLLS; encoded by the coding sequence ATGAAAGTTCTCACTACCCCCCATCCATTTCTGCGACACACCGCCAAATCCATTAACCAACTTACTACTAAGACTATAAGGGAAGCTCTACAGATGATCGATACTCTCAAACAGGCTCGTGATCCAGAAGGTGTCGGACTAGCTGCCACTCAAGTCGGCTTAGACAAACGCATTTTTATACTTCTAAAACCCGACAAACAAGCCACTATATACATCAACCCTCAGATCATCTCCACCTCCAAGTTAACCACCTCACAAAAATATCCCCAAGACCAAGATCGCCCTCTAGAAGGTTGTCTTTCTATACCCCGCATCTGGGGTTTTGTTGACCGACCATATCGCATCAAAGCCAGGTATCAAACCTTCAACCCCGATCAATCCAATCCGACACTTACCACTGTTACCAAAACTCTTGAGGGTTTTCGTGCCATTGCCTTCCAACACGAAACCGATCACCTTAACGGCATTCTCTTTACTGACCACATTCTCAAACAAAACGGCACCATCCTTAAAGAAACACCGTCCGGACTTCAACCTATTAAACCAGAATTTTTATTAAGTTAA
- a CDS encoding methionyl-tRNA formyltransferase: protein MVFNLVYFGSPSFSADILKSLITKPIGNIKVVAVVTNPDRPTGRHQLLTPSPIAQLAQQHHLPVFKPDKLDSSNLAHLKLLNPHLFLIAAYGKIIPPEWLDLPQIAPLNLHFSLLPQYRGALCIHQAIKNQDRHTGVTLMEVDPELDHGPIIAQVKQSISISDDTASLTKKLTRKAIQLTKVVLPAYLNWHQHKKTTPNTPGIKIYLPPKTQDHTQASYTPSTSFLNHANAHIPWSNLQQAINGYQSAATHALIRSLNPQPGAWTDIDQQPLKILSTTLNQDHLRIDKVQLPGKNPITWTQFLSGHPLKI from the coding sequence ATGGTATTTAATCTCGTCTATTTCGGGTCCCCCTCCTTTTCTGCTGACATCCTTAAGTCTCTAATTACCAAACCTATTGGAAATATTAAAGTAGTTGCCGTTGTTACCAATCCCGATCGACCTACCGGCAGACACCAACTCCTTACCCCATCCCCCATTGCTCAGTTGGCTCAACAACATCACCTGCCTGTATTCAAACCAGACAAACTTGACTCATCCAATCTTGCCCACTTAAAACTTCTTAATCCTCATCTTTTCTTAATAGCCGCCTACGGCAAAATTATCCCCCCCGAGTGGTTAGATTTACCTCAAATTGCTCCTCTTAACCTACACTTCTCACTTCTACCTCAATATCGAGGCGCTCTATGTATCCATCAGGCTATTAAGAACCAAGATCGCCACACCGGCGTTACTCTTATGGAAGTTGATCCAGAACTAGACCACGGTCCCATTATCGCTCAAGTCAAACAGTCCATTTCCATATCCGATGACACAGCTAGTTTAACCAAAAAACTTACCAGAAAAGCAATTCAATTAACTAAAGTGGTCTTACCTGCATATCTTAACTGGCATCAACATAAAAAAACTACTCCAAACACTCCGGGTATAAAAATCTATCTCCCTCCCAAAACCCAAGACCACACTCAAGCCTCCTATACTCCTTCCACTTCATTTCTTAATCACGCCAACGCTCACATTCCCTGGTCAAACCTTCAACAAGCTATCAATGGATACCAATCAGCCGCCACTCATGCCTTAATTCGCTCACTCAATCCACAACCAGGAGCCTGGACCGACATTGACCAACAACCACTAAAAATTCTTTCAACCACTCTTAATCAAGACCATTTAAGAATAGACAAAGTTCAACTCCCCGGCAAAAATCCCATTACCTGGACTCAGTTCCTCTCCGGCCACCCCCTAAAAATTTAA
- the rpmB gene encoding 50S ribosomal protein L28, with protein sequence MNTGAYVCDSCGKGIQRGNLVSHAKNRVKRVRKPNLHAVTVLKSGKKVKVRLCTSCLRKANRPGRGKSEK encoded by the coding sequence ATGAATACAGGAGCTTATGTGTGTGATAGTTGCGGTAAGGGAATTCAGAGAGGGAATTTGGTGTCTCATGCAAAGAATCGGGTTAAAAGAGTAAGAAAACCAAATCTTCATGCTGTCACCGTCTTAAAGAGTGGCAAGAAGGTTAAGGTGAGATTGTGTACTAGTTGTTTGCGCAAAGCTAATAGACCAGGTCGAGGAAAGAGCGAGAAGTAA
- a CDS encoding site-2 protease family protein, whose protein sequence is MLETLFTNPLLFFVWILSLLIAISVHEAAHAYSAEYLGDPTPRLQGRTTLNPLAHLDPLGTLMLLLFRFGWGRPVQFDPYNLANPRRDAALISLAGPVSNLVLTTIASLLIHFILPSYYAPLLYPFVFLNVGLAIFNLIPVHPLDGGKILIGILPQDLAYEWQSIMNRYGTIILILLIFPINGVSPAISLITPVIDFLINLLLPTGGLI, encoded by the coding sequence ATGCTAGAAACCTTGTTCACTAACCCACTCCTCTTTTTTGTCTGGATTCTCTCGCTCCTAATCGCCATCAGTGTCCACGAAGCCGCACATGCCTACAGCGCCGAATACCTCGGTGACCCCACCCCCAGACTCCAAGGACGTACTACTCTCAATCCCCTAGCCCATCTTGATCCCTTAGGAACCCTTATGCTTCTACTCTTCCGCTTTGGCTGGGGTCGACCGGTTCAGTTTGATCCCTACAATCTCGCCAATCCTCGCCGTGATGCCGCTCTCATCTCTCTGGCCGGACCTGTAAGCAATCTTGTTCTAACTACCATAGCTAGTTTACTCATTCACTTTATTCTTCCTTCCTACTACGCTCCACTTCTTTACCCCTTTGTCTTTCTCAATGTTGGTCTTGCTATCTTCAATCTTATCCCTGTTCATCCCCTCGACGGTGGCAAGATCCTTATCGGCATTCTTCCCCAAGACCTCGCCTATGAATGGCAATCCATTATGAACCGTTACGGCACCATCATCCTAATCCTCCTTATCTTTCCTATCAACGGTGTTTCCCCTGCTATCAGCCTAATTACCCCCGTCATCGACTTTCTCATCAACCTCCTTCTCCCCACCGGTGGGTTAATATGA
- a CDS encoding ribonuclease HII: MTKPNLDFESQLWKQYRYIAGIDEVGRGALAGPVVTAAVVLPTHFSSQLLPNINDSKLLTSNKRLQLAQLISQHAIYTSINTTSVSIINRLGINKAIFISMRKSLKQLPHCDHVLVDGYRIPHLPRLSNHQTPIIKGDSISISIAAASILAKVYRDHLMDQLHLQIPHYFWNQNKGYGTTKHAQALQQYGPTQYHRHLFIRKIFKPQNP; the protein is encoded by the coding sequence ATGACCAAACCAAACCTCGATTTTGAATCCCAACTCTGGAAACAATATCGCTATATCGCTGGTATAGATGAAGTCGGTCGTGGTGCCTTAGCTGGACCAGTAGTCACTGCAGCTGTTGTGTTACCCACACACTTCTCTTCCCAGCTTCTTCCTAATATTAACGACTCCAAACTCCTTACCTCCAACAAACGACTACAACTGGCCCAACTTATTTCTCAACACGCTATCTATACCTCAATTAACACTACCTCTGTTTCAATCATAAATCGTCTTGGTATTAACAAGGCCATCTTTATCTCCATGAGAAAAAGTCTTAAACAACTGCCCCATTGCGATCATGTCTTAGTCGATGGCTACCGCATTCCTCATCTTCCCCGTCTTTCTAACCACCAAACACCAATTATTAAAGGAGACTCCATCAGCATCTCGATTGCAGCCGCCTCCATCCTAGCCAAAGTCTATCGCGATCATCTTATGGATCAGCTCCATCTTCAAATCCCCCACTATTTCTGGAATCAAAACAAGGGTTACGGGACAACTAAACACGCCCAAGCTTTACAACAATACGGCCCCACTCAATACCACCGCCACCTATTTATTCGAAAAATCTTTAAACCTCAAAACCCTTAA
- a CDS encoding HAD family hydrolase produces the protein MGMKTEGLIKVEGLSLGLEQSLEKQLGSAGVVITDLDDVWFRTSEVYERRMSEVAQVFAPMAGKETEQVFDDLLSAILARRSVMEVNPLIMPAAVADLYRRYGLEDKMALAMAYGSILEIFDDFLPLYAEAEMSWPVLKGLRGIRVAAWTHADTDWTGRKMMMHLGLERVFSGGVYAVDVDKPKECGSVLSSLGVGPNEVVVVGDSLRSDVLTAVEAGVPGENIFWINAKSVPVGEVELPDGVRVVANLWEAVNVMAMGWSR, from the coding sequence ATGGGAATGAAAACCGAGGGTTTGATAAAGGTGGAAGGTTTGAGTTTAGGCTTGGAGCAAAGCCTGGAGAAGCAGTTGGGTAGTGCAGGGGTGGTGATCACTGACTTGGATGATGTTTGGTTTAGGACTAGTGAGGTATATGAGAGAAGGATGAGTGAGGTAGCCCAAGTATTTGCGCCGATGGCTGGTAAGGAGACTGAGCAGGTGTTTGATGATTTGCTGTCAGCGATATTGGCGAGACGGTCGGTGATGGAGGTTAATCCTTTGATTATGCCAGCTGCGGTGGCTGATTTGTATAGAAGGTATGGGCTGGAGGATAAGATGGCGTTGGCAATGGCATATGGTTCAATACTGGAGATATTTGATGACTTCTTGCCACTTTATGCTGAGGCGGAGATGAGTTGGCCTGTTTTGAAGGGCTTGAGGGGTATTCGGGTGGCAGCCTGGACTCACGCTGACACAGATTGGACTGGAAGGAAGATGATGATGCATCTAGGGTTGGAGCGGGTTTTTAGTGGTGGGGTGTATGCGGTAGATGTTGATAAGCCAAAGGAGTGTGGGAGTGTGCTTAGTAGTTTGGGTGTTGGCCCAAACGAGGTGGTGGTTGTGGGTGATAGCTTAAGATCTGATGTCTTAACCGCTGTTGAGGCAGGGGTTCCTGGTGAGAATATATTTTGGATAAATGCCAAGAGTGTCCCTGTTGGTGAGGTTGAGTTGCCCGATGGAGTAAGAGTGGTTGCAAACCTATGGGAGGCGGTTAATGTGATGGCGATGGGTTGGAGTAGATAG
- a CDS encoding LytR C-terminal domain-containing protein, whose translation MKKDKESDTKELETGRRLVVEVVKDEDNADDEKTKDEGVEEDTSPIGEVVGMSGSNGSAMSGVSDSGKNGSGMLMIAVIALLILSVTGWMMYVRSEWMRRQELAANQMESEEQTVQEPVVEDEIEVTETEQLERNEISLEILNGSGVAGLAAETMVAFEGLGYEEISVGNAETVPGNELYVRSGYEDKIEVLMDDVLDELEIATISGELEDDGEIIARIVLGE comes from the coding sequence ATGAAGAAAGATAAGGAATCTGATACAAAAGAACTTGAGACTGGAAGAAGGTTGGTGGTGGAAGTAGTTAAGGATGAGGATAATGCAGATGATGAGAAGACTAAGGATGAAGGAGTAGAAGAGGACACCTCCCCTATCGGTGAGGTGGTAGGTATGTCTGGTAGTAATGGGTCTGCTATGAGTGGAGTGAGTGATAGTGGGAAGAATGGTTCGGGGATGTTGATGATTGCTGTGATTGCTTTACTAATCTTGTCAGTAACTGGTTGGATGATGTATGTTCGAAGCGAATGGATGAGAAGACAGGAGTTGGCGGCAAATCAGATGGAAAGTGAGGAGCAGACAGTTCAAGAGCCCGTAGTAGAGGATGAGATTGAGGTTACTGAGACTGAGCAGCTTGAGAGAAATGAGATAAGCTTGGAGATATTGAATGGATCTGGGGTGGCTGGATTGGCGGCGGAGACTATGGTTGCTTTTGAGGGGTTGGGTTATGAAGAGATTAGTGTGGGTAATGCTGAGACGGTACCGGGTAATGAGTTGTATGTTAGGTCTGGTTATGAGGACAAGATTGAGGTACTAATGGACGATGTGTTGGATGAACTGGAGATTGCCACAATATCTGGTGAGTTGGAAGATGATGGTGAGATAATTGCGAGGATAGTTTTGGGTGAGTAG
- the rpmG gene encoding 50S ribosomal protein L33, with the protein MAKKGPRQLAGLRCSECKNFNYISERNRTNTPDKIELKKYCPRCRKHTTHKEVSKLK; encoded by the coding sequence ATGGCCAAAAAAGGACCCCGACAACTAGCAGGTTTGCGATGTTCTGAATGCAAGAATTTCAACTACATCTCTGAACGCAACCGCACCAACACTCCAGACAAAATCGAACTCAAGAAGTACTGTCCTCGTTGTCGTAAACACACCACCCACAAAGAAGTCTCCAAACTAAAGTAA